CTGGTGATCAACCAGGTCTGGCAACCGGTGTGGCCAATCCAGGGGGGCCCCCAGCGCAGCCACGACATCGTGGTGGACTTCACGACCCGCCAGGACAATGAGCCGCCGCTGCGGGGCATCGTACGCAATCTGGGGGGCTGTGAGCCAGCCAATGATACGGCGCTGCGGGTGTGGTTTACGGGGGGTGTCCTGGAACCGGCCCCAGGCACTGACCTGAGCCAGTGGAATACTGTCTTCGGGGACCAAACCCAGCCTGCCCCCGACTCCCTGAAGAGCTGGTTTCAGGGCCTGTTCCTGAAGCTGATGTTCGGCCTGGTGCCTCCCGCTGGCATAGACCCCAACACTGGCCGGGTGGAGTTTCAAATGAAGCGGTCCCCCAAAGGCTCCTTGACGATTCTGTACCTGGATGAGGAGCTGCGGATTACCCGCGGCCATAAAGAGACGGTGCTGATATGCGATCGCATCAGTCTCTGAACAATATGTCTCTAAGGGGGACTTCGAAAAGTACAAATCTTATTGAGAATGGTGACGAAGTTTCAGTGGCTTGGGCTCTCGAGATTCTCAAGCCATACTCGCCCTGCTTACGGCACTCTTTGGCAATATTAAAGCAATTCCCTACAAGACTCAGCAAGACATGAGCGATAACCACCGTCGCCTAATCCTGTTTAGAACCCTAAGTGCCTTGGTGCCGCCGCAGTTTGAGGAGATTCGATTTGCTCTCAAACCGCCACCAGGTATTGTCCCTGAGGGAGTTGCTGCCCAAGGTAACCGCGCCTATGCTCTGCTGAGCTGGGCAGCAAGTCCGACCGGCTGTGGGTTAGACACCGTTATCGAAACCCTAGAGCAGCTTTTTCCGGGAGTTCTGCGAGAGGAAGACTCAACTTTAGAAGAAGCCCCGTGGAATCTGCCTTATCCTCGAAACCCCTACTTCACTGGGCGGGATGAAATCCTGACAGAGCTACATCAAAAGCTGAACGATACCAGGACCGCCGCAAGTTCCCAAACTCAGGTAATCAGCGGATTGGGAGGTATTGGTAAAACTCAAACAGCAGTTGAATATGCCTACCGCTATCGCGACGACTACCGCTACGTGTTTTGGGTTCAGGCCGACACGGAGTTGGAGCTGACGAATGGCTATGTGCGCATTGCCCAGTTGATGAACCTCCCCCTAAAGGATGCCGAAAACCAGGAAGAAACGGTGCAGTCGGTGCGGGTGTGGCTGGGGCGGGAAGAGGGCTGGCTGCTGATCTTTGACAATGCTGATCGCCCCGAGAGGGTAAAGCCTTTTTTGCCTCGTGAGGTGAGGGGCCACATTTTATTCACCTCCAGAGCGCAGGATTTTCAAGCTCTGGGCATTGTGCAATTTATCGAAATGAAAACGTTGTCATCGAAGGAGGCCAGACGTTTTCTTCTGTGGCGTACTGGGCGAGATCAAGGAATCACCCAGGAAGATCCCGAATTTCCTACCGCCAACGAACTCGCCAACGAACTCGCCAACGAACTCGGCAATCTACCCCTCGCTTTGGAGCAGGCCGCGGCCTATATCGTTACTAATCAAGTCAGATTTGCAGATTATCTCAAGAGCTATCGTAGAAAATGCTTAAGGCGGCTGAAAGAGGCCAAACCTGAGCTGGGCGACTATCGCAAATCTATTGAGACCACCTGGACTTTGAATCTAAAGGAAGTTCAGAAAATCTCCCCTGCTGCTGCTGATCTGCTGAACTACTGTACCTTTCTGCATCCCGATGCAATCCCCTTTGAGCTGTTCATTCAAGGAGCAGGTGAATTGGGGGAGCCGTTAGCCACTGCTTTGGTCGATGCTATGGATGACCCGCTGGAATTCTATGATTTGCTGAAGCCTCTACGTAGCTATTCCTTAATTTGGGTGAACTCAGATAACCAGAGCTTTAGCCTGCATCGCCTGGTGCAAGAGGTTCTGCGGTCAGACATGTCTTGTGAGGAGCAAACCCGGTGGGCAGAAAAGATAGTTGCAGCTATTACGAATGTATTTCCCGACACAGAGTTTGAAAACTGGGAGCAGTGTAAACGCATTCTTCCTCACGCCTTAAAAGCTATTGACTGGATAAACGAATACATCTTGGAATCAGAAGTCGCTGCTCAGCTGCTTCGTAAAACTGGGAATTATTTGCAGGAAAGGGGACAGTATAAAGGAAGCAAACCTTTAGTCGAACGTTTCTACGAAAAAGCCTATGAGATGACACGTAAACTTTTCGGTGAAGCTCATATTGAAGTGGCAGCGAGCTTAAACGATTTAGGCTCACTGTATAAAGATCAGGAACGCTATCGGGAAGCAAAAAATAAACATGAAAAAGCACTTGATATTTATAGACTGCTTCTGGATAATGAGCACGTGGATATAGCGACTACCCTACATCATTTAGCAGATCTCTATATCTGTGTACATCAATACAGAAAAGCCGAGAAGTTGTGTCAACAAGCCTTAAAAATGTATCAGGCTTTGTTAGATGAAGAGCATTCCCACGTGATTTGCAGCTGTCATACTCTAGCTATTATTTATAGCAATGAGGGACGCTATGAAGAAGCCGAGTCCAAATATCGAAAGGTTTTGCAGGCATATAGAAATCTTAAAGGAGAAGAGCATCCTAATGTGGCCGCGTGCCTCCATAATCTAGGTGAATTCTACAAAGCTTGGGGAATCTATCATCACAAAAAACGCCCTAATCTGGAAGAGGGTGAGAAGTATCTTCGACAGGGTGAGTCCTATTATCAGCAATCACTAGAGATGTATAAAAAGCTATTGGGAGAAGACCATCCCTATGTTGCGCAGAGTCTTAGTAATTTAGCCGGGTTCTATAATAATCCATGGGGTAATTACGAAAAATCGGAAGAATACTACAATAAGGCTCTTGAAACATATAAGCACTTGTTTGGCGAGGAGCATCCTGGCTATGCACGCACGCTTAGAGACTCTGCTATTTTGTACAAAGCTTATGGAGATTATAATTTAGCTGAACCTCGGCTACAGCGTGCTCTAAATATATTTATAGACAGACTTGGAGACGATCATCCAGATACAGTGAAGACCCGAGAACTGCTAGATAAATTACGACGTTTCGGCCAGTGAGACTTAGGACTCTAAGCCCTACTGGCCTTTGGAGAAAACCGCGAAATCAGTTCGTTCTGATCGGTCCTGTAGTTCTACGATCCATTAGAAAAATGTAGGAACTGATAGCAGCAATCTACTCATTCAGATTGACTGTTGCTGTATAACTGAGACTCGCTGATAAACTCCTGCAGCTCTTGAGGGTTTTCATCAGCGAAACGTCGAAATATAGCTGCTGCTCTGACCAGTTCAGTTGCTTCTTTTTGAGGATAATAACGGCGGAGGCCACTATGCCGTGCCAAAGTATAGGCTCTGGAACGATCCAAAGCAGCAGTCTTATAGTCAGGATCACCCGGCCTTAAGTCATTGATCGAACCTTCGTTATCGTCCACCTTGAAAAAGCCAAATTCACTGACATAAACTGCCTCTCGGCCTAACACTTGGAAGTCCAAATATACTGTAGTATCTATTGCTCCGTTGAGTTGAAAGACTCCCTTTGAGTTGCCAGCTTCATTTATTAGAGATGTGATATTGGCAGAAGTATCAAGTTCTTCTGAAATGAGACTAGAATCGGTAATTCCTTGCACCTTAACTTTCAAATCGTCAAAATCTCCGTCATTTCCAATCAGTTGGTCTTCCCATTTCAGTAGTAGCCCGTCCTCCTGAGACTCCGACTTGATAGGAGAAAAATCATTGAGATTAGCCTTTGGCACACTAAATAAGACGTGCACTGGTTGATCTCCTTGATACCCCTCGGAAGGAGACATCACGGATTCTGCAGGAGCATCAACTACCAGGTAAAAAGCAATATACTCCCCAGATTCGAGGCTAATCCCTTCAAATCCCCAATATTCATCGATATGGTATCCAAATTGGTCCACATAGCCCCAATCTACCCAATCGCTCAGAACCGAACATTGATCGGTGTTGAATGCTTTCACGCTTTCTGGACTGCAAGCCTGCTCAATTTCTTCTATGTAGGCATACTCGGCACCTTCATAGTTCGTCCAATGGTATCGAGATAAAAGCCCTTCTGCTTGAGCTTTTCCGTCAGCTAGACGAGTGACAAAATCAGTGTCTATGTCGGTGTTAACGTAAGAACCACCGAACGTTTCGGCGGGATCAGGCTGAGAATCATGCCCAAGGCTAGCATTGAGTTCTTCCTTGAGCCAACTATCATCAAATGAATTCAGAAGGAGACTATCAAAGTCTAGGAATTCCAGAATCTCGGGAACTTTGCCTTGAGCTAATTCAGCAGGGGTAAATCCACCGGGCACAGACACTAATTCATCTTCAGGATTACTCGTTTCAGGTAGCCAGGCAGAGTATGCGCCTATCTGCCCAGTGAGTACCCACTGGGATAAAGAAATGGCCGTCTCGGGAGAAATATCTAGCTGATAGCAGATGTCTTCAAAGAGTAGGCAAACTCGCTGACCGGAATCTGACTGAATATCTATCTGCAGGTCCAAATCTTTGACAGAAATAGCTTGTTCATCTGGTCCGAAAAAGTTGCTAGACCCTTGTAAAACTACTCCACCCCAGTCGTCAACCCTTGCAAAGACTTGACGTATTTTTGGCGTTGAGCCTGTGGCGATTGCGACCTCAGAGCAGATGCTTGAGAGCGCGAGACCGATAAGAAAGGCATTTTTGATTGGCTTCATTTGTTTCACCTCTCATAATTGGAAGAGCTTCATCTGGGTAGTGTTTGTTCCATCGGTATTTGCATTCTGCTGATGGATAACAGGCATGAGCGTACAAATGCTGAGCTCCCATATGCTCAATCTGCGAAACCCTTTGCATCTCAAGCACTGTTGATAGCTCATTACCACTAGTAGGTACCGATTCAGTTTGGTTCACAGAAATGGCAAAAAATCTGATGTGGCTTCATGAGTGCATCACTTCAAACCACCGACATTGAATGATATGTAGCTCGGGAGCTCCAGCAATCAAACTGTTGCAATAAAGGCTATTGACCCTACATCACTACTGGAGAACTAAAATGGGTATGAAGCAGAACCTGTTCTCAAAACTATTCATCTGGCTCTTCCTCGAAATTTTGCTTTCAGCTCTCAACTTGGATGATCTGGCAGACTATGGCGAATTCCTTAACGTCTCTCGACACAACTTGGCCGTTGAAACCAGCGTTGTACGTATTTCTTAATAAGATTGGGCCAGGATGGTGAATAACATGTCCCGGCTTGCTTAGGGAAGAGGCTAATAATCGTGATATGGACGTTGTCAGTCAGATTGTTGCCAAAGTATTTGTAGCGTTTCTGAATTTCTTTGCTAAAGTTAGACGAACTCGAGCAACAGTGTGGTTAGGCATAGCCCCAGCCAGCAATCAGCGCCTCCATGAAGCATGCATCTTCCATCCTCATCCGCAGCATTTTCACTTCATTGTTCCTGCTTGGGGACTTCACTGCAGATTTAGCGCTAGCCAACGAGCCGCCAGCTATCTTGGCCAGTCATCGAAGTCAGCTTCAAAGTCAGCTTCCCTCGCACCTGACGATGCGCCTGCCTGCTGATAGTTGGCTACAGGAGTTGCTCACCTCAGAAGAGGATTACTCTGTTCACATATTTCCTGCATCAGCAGAGTCAGGCCTCGCCATTGGACTGTTTACTTGCGATGACATTTCTCCAGACTGTCTAATTGCTAGCTTTTCTACCCTGGAAGTATCCTCTCCGACTGCTCAAGCAGCATTGCAACAACATCAGGCAGCTGCAGCTCCCATTACCCTTGCCCCTGAAGCGCGAGGGTATTTGTTGGATGGGTCGAAACTCAGCCCACAGGCTGAACTTTCTTCAGTTGTTTGGGTGCAGGATAACCAGCTTTACGCGGTGCGATTCCCTGCAGACGTTCGCCAAACGGGATTGTACCTGGCACACTCAATGGCGATTGCCCCACCCCTGTCAGGCATCAGTACTATTACAGAGACTGCGAACGCTCCCACCGAAGAATCTGAAGTTACAACTAGAAATCAAATTATCGAGCTATCCTCCGGTGGATTGGCAGCCTTGGCGGAAGCATTAGCCCAACAGTTGCCAGCCGCTGTATCCATGAGGTTACCTGAGCGAATGCTATCGCTAGAAACCACAGCAAATGATGAGGCCAACTATCAGCTCGAAGTAATTCCCACAACGACGTCAGATACTTTAACAGCGAGTATATTTACCTGCCGAGCCACCACACCAGATTGCTTCCTGGGGCATTTTTCAGCCAGTGCGGGGACGTCGGCAGCAGCAGAGGACTTACATCGGCAGCATCAGGAGCAAGGAAATTCAGTTACGCTTAGCAGAGAAATTACAGCCTATGTTTTGGAGCTAGTTGAGGGAGATGCCTTTTCGCCCTTGGTGTCGGTGATGTGGCAGCAAGATAGGCAATTTTATAGGCTCCAGTTTCCGGTGCAAGCGCGGCAAAATATGCTGTTCACGGCACTGTCTATGATCAAAGGGCCGATAGTGGTTTCGGCCCATTCAGAGCCTGTAGCTGTCACTGCTGATAATGGGCGCGGGGATGAGTCGTTGTCTTCCATTCCTGAGGAACCGGCCCCGCTACTGCAATTGCAGGAGGTAGAGACGGCGGCTATCAGTGATAGCACTGCCCAGGCATTACCTCCAGATTCTGTGTCTCCAGATGCTTCCGAGGAAGCAGTGCCTGCCCCCGCTTCAGAGGCAGAGCCATCATTACTCGAAAGGGCAGAGATTGAAATTCGTGGTGTTGAAGTAAAGGGCAGCACGATCTTTGACAAGATTGACTTCCAGCCTATTCTTGAGGAAGCGGGGATACATCCCAACTTACTGGAGAATGAAACTCAAACCGTGAATTTGCCGCAGTTGATTAATGTGGCTAACGGCATTACACAACTCTATGTGGACCAGGGCTATATAACTTCTCAGGCGATTCCCCCAAATCGAGACAACTTTCCTGACGTTTCAGAGAATGGAATTGTCTATCTGCAGGTAATTGAGGGACAGTTGGGCGAGATTAACATTCAGGGCACAGAACACTTACAAGAAAGCTATGTCCGTAGTCGGCTGGAATTAGGAGTGACATCGCCTCTACGAATTGATCGCATTGAGGAACAACTGCGGTTGTTGCAGGTGGACCCCAATCTGTCTGCTGTTGAGGCAACGCTCAAACCGACAGGTACCCTTGGGTTGAGTAATCTGGAGGTGACGGTAGAGGAAGCCCCGACCTTTGTGGCAGGAATTTCAGTCGATAACTATTCGCCACCCAGGGTTGGTAGTGAGCGGACTGGAATTGACGTGGCGCTTCGGAACCTGGCTGGGTGGGGCGACTCGCTCTCAGGCTCCTATTTTCGATCCACGACGGGCG
This portion of the Halomicronema hongdechloris C2206 genome encodes:
- a CDS encoding PAP/fibrillin family protein; the encoded protein is MTTDTTHLADRLAAKAALRQVLAEHDGDPHHEAVAAAIDTLAALNPTPAPTQTPDLLEGELRLISAPSFPDGQKLDDGSYCYSLGRLAFDMFQPRNLRLVINQVWQPVWPIQGGPQRSHDIVVDFTTRQDNEPPLRGIVRNLGGCEPANDTALRVWFTGGVLEPAPGTDLSQWNTVFGDQTQPAPDSLKSWFQGLFLKLMFGLVPPAGIDPNTGRVEFQMKRSPKGSLTILYLDEELRITRGHKETVLICDRISL
- the fxsT gene encoding FxSxx-COOH system tetratricopeptide repeat protein, with the translated sequence MGSRDSQAILALLTALFGNIKAIPYKTQQDMSDNHRRLILFRTLSALVPPQFEEIRFALKPPPGIVPEGVAAQGNRAYALLSWAASPTGCGLDTVIETLEQLFPGVLREEDSTLEEAPWNLPYPRNPYFTGRDEILTELHQKLNDTRTAASSQTQVISGLGGIGKTQTAVEYAYRYRDDYRYVFWVQADTELELTNGYVRIAQLMNLPLKDAENQEETVQSVRVWLGREEGWLLIFDNADRPERVKPFLPREVRGHILFTSRAQDFQALGIVQFIEMKTLSSKEARRFLLWRTGRDQGITQEDPEFPTANELANELANELGNLPLALEQAAAYIVTNQVRFADYLKSYRRKCLRRLKEAKPELGDYRKSIETTWTLNLKEVQKISPAAADLLNYCTFLHPDAIPFELFIQGAGELGEPLATALVDAMDDPLEFYDLLKPLRSYSLIWVNSDNQSFSLHRLVQEVLRSDMSCEEQTRWAEKIVAAITNVFPDTEFENWEQCKRILPHALKAIDWINEYILESEVAAQLLRKTGNYLQERGQYKGSKPLVERFYEKAYEMTRKLFGEAHIEVAASLNDLGSLYKDQERYREAKNKHEKALDIYRLLLDNEHVDIATTLHHLADLYICVHQYRKAEKLCQQALKMYQALLDEEHSHVICSCHTLAIIYSNEGRYEEAESKYRKVLQAYRNLKGEEHPNVAACLHNLGEFYKAWGIYHHKKRPNLEEGEKYLRQGESYYQQSLEMYKKLLGEDHPYVAQSLSNLAGFYNNPWGNYEKSEEYYNKALETYKHLFGEEHPGYARTLRDSAILYKAYGDYNLAEPRLQRALNIFIDRLGDDHPDTVKTRELLDKLRRFGQ
- a CDS encoding DUF4114 domain-containing protein — translated: MKPIKNAFLIGLALSSICSEVAIATGSTPKIRQVFARVDDWGGVVLQGSSNFFGPDEQAISVKDLDLQIDIQSDSGQRVCLLFEDICYQLDISPETAISLSQWVLTGQIGAYSAWLPETSNPEDELVSVPGGFTPAELAQGKVPEILEFLDFDSLLLNSFDDSWLKEELNASLGHDSQPDPAETFGGSYVNTDIDTDFVTRLADGKAQAEGLLSRYHWTNYEGAEYAYIEEIEQACSPESVKAFNTDQCSVLSDWVDWGYVDQFGYHIDEYWGFEGISLESGEYIAFYLVVDAPAESVMSPSEGYQGDQPVHVLFSVPKANLNDFSPIKSESQEDGLLLKWEDQLIGNDGDFDDLKVKVQGITDSSLISEELDTSANITSLINEAGNSKGVFQLNGAIDTTVYLDFQVLGREAVYVSEFGFFKVDDNEGSINDLRPGDPDYKTAALDRSRAYTLARHSGLRRYYPQKEATELVRAAAIFRRFADENPQELQEFISESQLYSNSQSE
- a CDS encoding ShlB/FhaC/HecB family hemolysin secretion/activation protein, giving the protein MRLPADSWLQELLTSEEDYSVHIFPASAESGLAIGLFTCDDISPDCLIASFSTLEVSSPTAQAALQQHQAAAAPITLAPEARGYLLDGSKLSPQAELSSVVWVQDNQLYAVRFPADVRQTGLYLAHSMAIAPPLSGISTITETANAPTEESEVTTRNQIIELSSGGLAALAEALAQQLPAAVSMRLPERMLSLETTANDEANYQLEVIPTTTSDTLTASIFTCRATTPDCFLGHFSASAGTSAAAEDLHRQHQEQGNSVTLSREITAYVLELVEGDAFSPLVSVMWQQDRQFYRLQFPVQARQNMLFTALSMIKGPIVVSAHSEPVAVTADNGRGDESLSSIPEEPAPLLQLQEVETAAISDSTAQALPPDSVSPDASEEAVPAPASEAEPSLLERAEIEIRGVEVKGSTIFDKIDFQPILEEAGIHPNLLENETQTVNLPQLINVANGITQLYVDQGYITSQAIPPNRDNFPDVSENGIVYLQVIEGQLGEINIQGTEHLQESYVRSRLELGVTSPLRIDRIEEQLRLLQVDPNLSAVEATLKPTGTLGLSNLEVTVEEAPTFVAGISVDNYSPPRVGSERTGIDVALRNLAGWGDSLSGSYFRSTTGGAEVFDFRYTVPLNAMNGTLQFRAAPERNEVTLSDFRELGLRGEIERYGVQLRQPVIRSLNEELALSLGFTFQEGQTFVFDQEPAPFGIGPDEDGVSRTSVFTFRQEYVSRDSFGAWALQSQFNFGTGLFEATANPSSIPDGQFFSWLFQAQRLQRLSDKHLLVIGADVQLTPNMLLPAHQFTIGGGQLVRGFRQNARSGDNGFRFSIEDRITVTRLPSGVPEVQLAPFVDMGMVWNTAGNPNILPEQRFLAGVGIGGIWDWFLGIERLSVRLDYALPLIDLEDRGNNAQDSGFYFRVNYRTE